Genomic segment of Cytobacillus suaedae:
CTAATAGACCAATTGCTGCTGGCTGCTTTAAGGTTAAGGTGTAGTTATCATTCTTGAAACGGATACGTAGCGCTGACTTTTTTTCTTTTAGCAAAAATTGAGGGGTATCAAAATAATAGTTTATTTGTGTTTTAAAGTCTTGTTCAGTAACTGAAAAATGAGTTAGTAACTGTTGAAATTCTTCTTTAGTAAGAAGGTTCTTAAATTCAATTTCAATTTCTTGATTCAATTCCATCTTCCTTTCTAAAGATATTATCGCTTCAATTTTTGTTGATAGCAATAACTAAACATGAAAAGGTGTATTATGGTAAAATAAATGGGACAATTATTATGTACTGCAAGAAGGGAGACTCCGGGTATGTCAAAAATGATTAATGTTATACATACGATTATATCAACAGATGAAAAATTGGTTTTTGAAGCTGAGAAAAGTAGCTATGATGCAACATCACTTGTTCCAACTGGGCAAATGTTAGTTGATTCAGATTCAGTTGCATTTATATATAAGTTAGAAAATGAAACCGAGTTTATCTATGTAAGCCTACCATACTCTACTTGGGCTGGTTTAAAAGAAACGATGGAAAAAGAACGAAGTGTTTTTGTGAAGGTGAATGATACAGAAATTAGGCTTGATGGAATCATTGGAGAATTAGAGTACTTAGTTAGTAATATTGAAGGAAATGCTAACTATGGTGAAGAAATGGTATCAAAGGTGGAAGAGATTTTCCTGCCTTAACAGCTCTTAGATAATTAAAATAACCATTGATAATTAATCAATTTTGGTGGTGGAAATACATGAAGAAACATTGGGATCTTTTCTTAGCCCCCTATGAACAAGCGATTGACGAATTAAAGGTGAAATTGAAGGGGATGAGATCTCAATTTGAGATGCAATCAACACATTCTCCAATCGAATTCGTAACAGGTCGAGTCAAGCCGATTGCAAGTATCCTTGATAAGGCAAATAAAAAGGGGATTCCTCTAGATAAATTAGCTGAGGAATTGCAAGATATTGCAGGATTACGAATGATGTGTCAGTTTGTGGATGATATTAAAAAGGTAGTCGAACTACTTAGACAAAGAAATGATTTCGAAATTGTGGAAGAACGTGATTACATAACCCATAAGAAACTAAGTGGTTATCGTTCCTATCATATTGTCATCCGATACCCAGTTCAAACGATAAATGGTGAAAAGCAAATCCTTGTTGAAATTCAGATTAGAACATTAGCCATGAATTTTTGGGCAACAATTGAGCATTCATTAAACTATAAATATAGTGGTCATTTTCCTGAAGATATTGAGCGCCGGTTACAGCGTGCTGCTGAAGCGGCATTTAGACTAGATGAAGAAATGTCACAAATACGCGGGGAAATTCAAGAGGCCCAAGTGATATTCTCCCGGAAACAAGAAGATACTAATTAGATTACATACTATAATTCAAGTTTTATTAAAATGAGGGCATCATTTATGTGCCCTCAAAAAGTCCAAAGCAAAACATAGGTCACATAAAAATGAATTTATAGCATAGAGAGGGGTGTAAGAATGAAATTTGCAATTACATCTAAAGGTGATCCGACGTCAAATTCGTTGATGCAAAAAATGAAAACCTACTTATTGGATTTTGAACTTACCTATGACGAAGATCAACCGGATATTGTTATTTCTGTTGGTGGAGATGGTACTCTTTTATATGCTTTCCATCGCTATCGCAGCAGACTAAACAAAACAGCCTTTGTTGGTGTACATACTGGGCATCTTGGTTTTTACGCAGACTGGGTACCTGATGAAATAGAAAAGCTAGTGATTGCTATTGCCAAAACACCATATCAAATTGTTGAATATCCTTTGTTAGAAGTAATAATTCGCTATATAAATGGTGGAAGAGAAGCAAGATACTTAGCTTTAAACGAATGTACCGTAAAAAGTGTAGAAGGTTCACTAGTAATGGATGTGGAAATTAAGGGCCAGTTGTTTGAGACGTTCCGTGGGGATGGATTGTGTATTTCTACTCCATCTGGTAGCACAGCATACAATAAAGCGTTAGGCGGGGCAATATTACATCCTTCTCTAGAAGTCATTCAAATTGCAGAAATGGCCTCAATCAATAACCGTGTATTTAGAACAGTAGGCTCGCCGATGGTTCTTCCTAACCACCATACGTGTTTACTAAAACCGGTAAATGATGTTGATTTCCACATTACGATCGATCATTTAACGTTACTTCATAAGGATGTAAAATCGATTCAATGTCGAGTAGCTAGTGAGAAGATCCGATTTGCTCGCTTTAGACCTTTTCCTTTTTGGAAAAGAGTTAGAGATTCTTTTATTGCCGATTAGAAGGGAAATAAACATTGAACAACTTTGTACTTGAATGGACCATTACTGAAGAGTCCAACGGGATTCTCATCAAGGATTTTTTAAAGGAAAAGCATATTTCAAAAGCTGCACTGACAGACATCAAGTTCGATGGTGGTGATATTATCGTAAATGGGTTGACCGTTACGGTAAGGTACGCTTTGAAAGCTGGAGATCATCTAAGAGTTGTTTTTCCTTATGAATCTCCTAGTAAAGAACTGATATCTGAACCAATTCCTTTAAACATAGTGTACGAGGACAAGTATATCCTCGTAATTAATAAACCGGCTGTGATCTCAACCATCCCCTCACGTGAACACCCGAGGGGGAGTTTGGCAAATGCCTTAAAGTATTACTATGAAAGTATTGAATTGGCATCAACTATTCATATTGTCAACCGATTAGATCGAGATACTTCTGGTTTACTGATCGTTGCAAAGCACCGACATGTCCATCATTTATTTTCTGAACAGCAAAAAAAAGGGGATATCTCAAGGCGCTATGAGGCAGTTGTTCATGGAGTA
This window contains:
- a CDS encoding GTP pyrophosphokinase family protein: MKKHWDLFLAPYEQAIDELKVKLKGMRSQFEMQSTHSPIEFVTGRVKPIASILDKANKKGIPLDKLAEELQDIAGLRMMCQFVDDIKKVVELLRQRNDFEIVEERDYITHKKLSGYRSYHIVIRYPVQTINGEKQILVEIQIRTLAMNFWATIEHSLNYKYSGHFPEDIERRLQRAAEAAFRLDEEMSQIRGEIQEAQVIFSRKQEDTN
- a CDS encoding RluA family pseudouridine synthase; this encodes MNNFVLEWTITEESNGILIKDFLKEKHISKAALTDIKFDGGDIIVNGLTVTVRYALKAGDHLRVVFPYESPSKELISEPIPLNIVYEDKYILVINKPAVISTIPSREHPRGSLANALKYYYESIELASTIHIVNRLDRDTSGLLIVAKHRHVHHLFSEQQKKGDISRRYEAVVHGVIKEDSGRIVAPIGRKSDSIIEREVRDDGQFAATNYTVLKRYDKHTHVSLKLETGRTHQIRVHMTYQGHPLLGDTLYGGNRTLINRQALHCCEVRFLHPILLEEMEFESDLPEDMKELLKE
- a CDS encoding NAD kinase, with amino-acid sequence MKFAITSKGDPTSNSLMQKMKTYLLDFELTYDEDQPDIVISVGGDGTLLYAFHRYRSRLNKTAFVGVHTGHLGFYADWVPDEIEKLVIAIAKTPYQIVEYPLLEVIIRYINGGREARYLALNECTVKSVEGSLVMDVEIKGQLFETFRGDGLCISTPSGSTAYNKALGGAILHPSLEVIQIAEMASINNRVFRTVGSPMVLPNHHTCLLKPVNDVDFHITIDHLTLLHKDVKSIQCRVASEKIRFARFRPFPFWKRVRDSFIAD